From a single Bacillus gobiensis genomic region:
- a CDS encoding YlbE-like family protein: protein MRKDVQEYIMSDKERRRFIREQPYWYRYLSRNPGDLPSFQLAMMNYYEKTIPHRVNQFSNGIQMAQMMIQMFHSMRQQD, encoded by the coding sequence TATAATGTCAGATAAAGAACGAAGAAGATTTATCCGAGAGCAGCCTTATTGGTACAGGTATTTATCGCGCAATCCTGGCGATCTGCCGTCTTTTCAGCTGGCCATGATGAATTATTACGAAAAAACGATCCCTCACCGGGTAAATCAGTTTTCGAACGGAATTCAGATGGCGCAAATGATGATTCAAATGTTTCATTCTATGCGACAACAGGATTAA
- a CDS encoding YlbF family regulator: protein MYATLESLQIQSEANHLSNMILSSEIAEEYRICQARLRQDQEVQKLISDFAKIKEQYEDVQRFGKYHPEYREISKKMRDVKRELDLNDAVAAFKKAETELQAVLDEISIEIGQAVSEHVKVPTGNPYFDSLSSCGGGCGSGGSCGCKVS from the coding sequence ATGTATGCGACTTTAGAATCACTGCAAATTCAAAGCGAAGCCAATCATTTGTCAAACATGATTCTTTCGTCAGAAATAGCCGAAGAATATAGAATTTGCCAGGCGCGGCTCCGGCAAGATCAAGAAGTGCAAAAGCTTATCTCTGATTTTGCAAAAATAAAAGAGCAATACGAGGATGTACAGAGGTTTGGGAAGTACCATCCTGAATATAGAGAAATATCGAAGAAAATGCGGGATGTTAAGCGGGAGTTGGATCTGAATGACGCCGTTGCTGCATTTAAAAAGGCAGAGACGGAGCTGCAAGCCGTTCTTGATGAAATCAGTATCGAAATTGGCCAAGCAGTGTCAGAGCATGTGAAAGTGCCGACTGGCAATCCGTATTTCGACAGCTTATCTTCATGCGGCGGCGGTTGTGGATCAGGAGGAAGCTGCGGCTGTAAAGTATCTTAA
- a CDS encoding YlbG family protein, which yields MREKRQGLVVWLHTVKHAKSLRKFGNVHYVSKRLKYAILYCDTDELQKIMTKLESFSFVKKMEPSYKPYLKLEFETKQDKAKEYDYKTSV from the coding sequence ATGCGTGAAAAACGCCAAGGGCTTGTCGTTTGGCTTCATACGGTAAAGCATGCAAAAAGCTTGAGAAAATTCGGGAATGTCCATTATGTATCGAAGCGGTTAAAATATGCGATTCTGTACTGTGATACAGATGAGCTGCAAAAAATTATGACAAAGCTGGAATCCTTTTCATTCGTGAAAAAAATGGAGCCGTCCTATAAACCTTATCTAAAGCTTGAATTCGAAACGAAGCAGGATAAAGCTAAAGAGTATGATTATAAAACAAGCGTCTAG
- the rsmD gene encoding 16S rRNA (guanine(966)-N(2))-methyltransferase RsmD, translated as MRVIAGSLKGRSLKAVPGMSTRPTTDKVKESIFNMIGPFFNGGTALDLFAGSGGLGIEAISRGFERCIFVDREYKAIQTIKTNVSQFNIQDRAEIFRNDATRALQVLAKKESVFDGIFLDPPYKAQKLEALLLIIDKHNLLSAEGFIVAEHAKEVSLSHTIGNLQQVRNEAYGVTGVSIYKKEREPE; from the coding sequence ATGAGAGTTATAGCAGGATCACTGAAAGGGCGTTCGTTAAAAGCTGTGCCGGGAATGTCAACCAGACCGACAACCGATAAAGTAAAAGAGAGCATCTTTAACATGATTGGACCTTTTTTCAATGGAGGAACAGCTCTTGATTTATTTGCTGGAAGCGGAGGTCTTGGAATTGAGGCAATTTCACGGGGATTTGAACGCTGTATTTTTGTTGATCGGGAGTATAAAGCCATACAGACCATTAAAACGAATGTGTCACAATTTAATATTCAAGACCGAGCCGAGATTTTTCGCAACGATGCCACCCGGGCACTGCAAGTACTTGCAAAGAAAGAATCTGTATTTGATGGGATATTTCTTGATCCTCCGTATAAAGCACAAAAATTGGAAGCGCTCTTATTAATCATTGACAAACACAACCTTTTATCAGCAGAAGGGTTTATTGTTGCAGAGCATGCGAAGGAAGTGTCGCTATCTCATACAATCGGAAACCTGCAGCAGGTAAGAAATGAAGCCTACGGGGTAACCGGAGTCAGCATATACAAAAAGGAGAGGGAGCCAGAATGA
- the coaD gene encoding pantetheine-phosphate adenylyltransferase, which produces MNRVAVCPGSFDPVTYGHLDIIKRGAKVFDHVYICVLNNSTKKPLFSVEERCELLREVTSDLSNISIESNNGLLIDYAKSKQANVILRGLRAVSDFEYEMQITSMNRFLEENIETFFMMTNNQYSFLSSSIVKEVAKYKGAVSGLVPEIVVQALTKKFEDE; this is translated from the coding sequence ATGAACAGAGTTGCCGTATGCCCCGGAAGTTTTGATCCTGTAACATACGGGCATTTGGATATTATCAAACGAGGGGCAAAGGTTTTTGATCATGTCTACATATGTGTTCTGAATAATTCAACAAAAAAACCGCTTTTTTCAGTAGAAGAAAGATGCGAGCTGCTGCGGGAAGTAACCTCCGATTTATCAAATATAAGCATTGAATCCAATAACGGTCTTTTAATCGATTATGCGAAAAGCAAACAAGCGAATGTGATTTTGCGAGGGCTGAGGGCAGTATCGGATTTTGAATACGAAATGCAAATTACGTCAATGAACCGATTTTTAGAAGAAAATATTGAAACCTTTTTTATGATGACAAACAATCAGTATTCGTTTTTAAGCTCAAGCATTGTAAAAGAAGTAGCAAAATACAAAGGGGCTGTTTCAGGGCTCGTTCCTGAAATAGTTGTACAAGCGTTAACGAAAAAATTTGAAGATGAATAA